The stretch of DNA GCGTCAAGTGCGAAGTCTCAGGTTGCGGTCCTGGTGGCTTCAACTTCGGCGGCAAAATCTTCCACCTTTTTCTCGATGCCTTCACCGAGGTTGTACTTGACGAAACGGCGGACGGAGATCTTCTCTCCAATCTCCGCGGTGACCTCCTTGATGAGTTGTTCGACCGTCTTGGACGGATCCTTGATGAAGGGCTGCTTGAGGAGCGCCTTCTCGTTCACAACCTTGCTGAGGCGGCCCTGGATGATCTTCTCTCTGATGTTCTCGGGCTTGGAGACAACGTCCTCCATCTTCATCATGAGCTctttctcggcggcgaccatgGCTGGGTCCGCGTCTTCGGGCGAGACGTACTCGACAccgggggaggcggcgacctgcatggcgatgtcggcgacgagctccttgaacttgtcgccgcgcgccacaaAGTCGGTCTCGCAGTTGACCTCGACGAGAACGCCGAGGCGGGACCCCCCATGGATGTAGGAGTGGATGgcaccctccgcggcgacgcgacccgccTTCTtgtccgccgacgccatgcCCTTCTTGCGAAGCCACTTAaccgcctcctccatgtCGCCGTTGCACTCTGTGAGCGCCTTCTTGCAGAGCATCATGCCGGCGCCAGACTTGTCGCGAAGCTCTTTtacagccgccgccgacacggCGCTCATCTCGGCCCGCGCGGATGTGCCAAacgctcgcgcggtgctgAAGGCACgaccgcggctcgcggcgcgggagagcgcggcggtcgctaCCATCGGCGTCTCgaccttcttctcctcctggTTCCTCATCACCGAGTCGAACCAGCTCTCGACCACAAACGtcacctcgcccgcgcgctcatcCTTTGATTCGCTCGCGTCATCGGCATCCTCCCCCTCGAAGAGCtcatcgagctcggcgtcggagtaCCCCGCGCTGGCGTGGGTGTTGAtggtcaccgtcgcggactgcgccgcggctgcaaccttcctcgcggcttcgtcgcccgtcccgccgacgacacgcgccgcgccgagaaACGAACCCTCACATTTGGACGAACCCTCGCGTCTCCCAACCTTCACCGCACCGCTCACGCGCTTcccgtcgtggacgccgtggacgttCACTGGAATCGCGAACCCCTCCGGCACGGTcacggtcgcgtcgccgccgccggtgtacgcgtcgaacgcgcacCGCAGGGACTCCCtcagctccgcgacgagTTTCCCGCCCGCCGTGTCCACCGCGATGgctccctcctcgccgtctccgcccgcCACGCCCCCGACGGTGACGTTCCCGCCGGCGCTGCGCACGACGCCCGTGTCGCTCACCTGCGTCTGCTTGtccacgcgcacggcgccgccggcggtgtcgacgcggaggacgccgccgaataaggcgccgacgtcgaaaTCGCCACCCATCGTGTTCACCTCGAGCGTCCTGCCCACGAGCTtaccgacgcggacgctgtcgccgtcggtgccgaTGATCGCATCTGCGGTGATGGTatcggcgcgcacgtcgccgcccgcggtgttGACCCGGAGGTTTGCGCCTCGCACAGACCCGAAcgagacgtcgccgccggatgattccacggcgacggcggattcGACAACCTGCGCGACGTGGCaacggccgccgccggtggtgacgtcgacgccgcagAAGCGGGGTGGGACGAGGCATcgcaggctgccgcggccgcggggttGCATGTCCGCCTGCGCGTCGCTCaggccgctcgcgtccgcctcggtcgGGGTTAGGGTaacgatgacgccgccgtcggaggttgcgcgagcgtcgagcgcgggcggcgcgggcctcgcgccctccCAGGACTCGGCGGGCTTCCACGAGCCCTCCACGGTGATTGCCTCGtactcctcgccgacgacgacgtcgacgtcgacgggccAGCGCGGAGGCCATCCGTCGGGCGCGCAGACGCGAAGCGTGGATCCGACGCCAACCTCgaaccgtcggcgcgcgagatcgatcggcgcggtggtcatcacccggcgcgacgccgagagggtgggcgccatcgcggggtaggcgaacaccgcgcgcgcgagcgccgatgagcggcgggcgagcgtcgccgacaTCGCGTGGTAAGACTGGCCAACCTGCGATCACGTCAATGAGGTCGTCACGGTCCTCAGCGTGCTGTGTTTGATATTCCTACCTAAGAGCAGTAGACTGCTGCTAACGCTTAAGATACCCACGCTACGCCTCCTCCCATTCCGATCGCACTCCCCTGGtctcctcctcttcttcctTCATATCCATGTACTTgaactcgtcctcgtcgaacatccccgcgctcagcgccgccccgacgccggcggcggtcaacCCGCAAGAGCAGAGCAGGACGAACatgccgagctcctcctccgtcccCGACCGTATCGCGCCGATGCACGCCGGAACGATCGCGCACGCCAGGTTGATGCAACACGCCACCACACCACCCCCGAGCGACATTAAATCTGTGGGGCACACCCCGGGGAACGACGCCCACGTGAGCTGGTTACAGCACGCGTAGGATGTTCCGAGAGTGAGCACGAAAAAGTTCGGGTCGCCGCCCAACCCGAGTCCTaggtgcgacgccgcgatcgtgaACGCGCCCAACGCGTACCAGCGCTGACACCGCGCGAAGGTGAGGTGGAACctgtccacggcgacgccgatgggCACCGAGAGGGCGCACAACGCGAGCTCCGGGATCAGCATCAGCGTCCCGGCTCTGTCGATTGAGTACCCGTGTTCGCGCTGGAGAAAACCGGCGCCGTACAGCCAAAACGGGACCACAGCCCCGTACATGCACGCGCTTCCCCCGGCGTAGACCCAAAACTTGGAGGGAACCGAGCGGATCGCGtgaagcgcggcgccggcggcgctgagtccgtccggcggcgtccccgaagccgccgtcgtcatcgccccgtcggcggcggagatcgcccccgggtcggcgcctcgcgtcggacCCCCTTCCGTCCCCGACGTGGCGGTGGGTAGACCCAAGAGGGCGttcgcccgccccgtcgcgatcCGACtcaccatcgccgcggcagGGACCATGCACCCGCCCACCAGCGCGCACGTCCAGAACACagctcgagcgccgtcgccgccgtcgccgcccaagCCGACGTACGCGATGGGTAACAatccgaacgcggcgacggagccgagTCGAAGGGCGCCGTTGATGAACCCGCTGACGGTGCCCCACCGCCCCGGCAGCAGCTGCGGTATGAACCCCAGCGGTGTCATGTCGACCGCCTCGTACACGGCTCCCGCGATGCCCCGTCCCGTCAGCAGCGTCGGGAAGCTCCCACGTTCTGCgcccaacgcggcgacgaagttCCCGAGCGCCGAAGCGACACACacgccgacgaagacgacgaccgACGGCACGCCGCCTTGGCTCTCAGGCACCGCACTGAGCAGACCGAGCAGGAGGGGCACGACGGACGAGGGGAGGAAGTACAacgccgtcatcgtcgagtACCTCTGTGGCGTGACGTCAAGCTTCGGGTCCAGTCGGAGTTGCTCCTCGATGACCCCGGGCGCGTCCCTGTTGAAATGGTTGCACGCCATGACAAACGCGAGCAATATCGAACACGCCACACCCTTGCGCAGGTGCGGGGGGATCGGCGTTGGGCGCATGACGGCACCTCCCCTCCGCACCGCCGCAccgcccctccgccgcgtggaTGTGTCCCGGGAAAAAGCGCGTGCTGTCGCACTCACTTTTGCTCGTCTGTGGCCTATGGAGTTCGTGGTTCGATCCACTATTTGCCGTTAAAACGTACCAAACGTTTTGTTTTATGACATTGTGTATGTGTGGCGAAATAAATAATAATCCCCAAAAAAATGGATCAAAGCCTCGTCAGCAAAGCGCCCCAAGCGACACTTTTTAATGGCGCTCCAACCCTTCGACCTTGACCCCACGTCAACGCGCTCGGCCAAGCCCGGATCCATGGCTCCATTCGGTAGCAAGGTTCCGTTGGCCGAGCCCTCGTGGTACCAGAACCTCAACACGCCGTACTACAACGCTAGCCACGTCGCGTGGCGTGCCAAGCTCCGCGACTTTTTCGAGAAGGAGGTTGAGCCGAGTGAGTAACGAAAAGTCCTCCCGCGGCCCCAGATCCGTGCAAGCGCCCGAGTCCGTCACGTCGCATCCCCACGACCGGGGTTCACAATCGCGCCGAACGAGGCATGCTACGACACTATCCAGagttcgacccgcgcgcgcgaagtcCGATCGTCACACGCGCCCAATTCGCCCCGAACCGGAAAAGGGTTTCGGCCGCCTCTCGTTAACAACGTCGCGAGGGTTTTCGAGATTAGCGAGCTGACCTGCCCTCCCTTCCCGTCCTTCCCTTCCCTTTCGCGCTCAGTCGTCGACGACTGGGATAAACAGGCGTCCATGAACAACcacgccgcgtgcggcgagTACGTCAAGCGCATGTACGCCAAGTCCGCCCAGTACGGCATCCTGCCCGCGTGCGTGGGCAAGCCGTGGCCGGGTAAGtacacgagcgccgccgagccggaGGGGTACGATTACTTCCACGAGCTCAtcaacgtcgacgagggcacccgcgcgggcggtggcaTCGCGTGGGCCATGATGGGCGGCCTGGGCATCGGCATGCCGCCCGTCCTCAACTTTGGCGTCCCCGGCGATCGAGCTCTGCAGgatcgcgtcgtgcgcgagtgcctcgcgggcgagaaGATAATCTGTCTCTGCATCACCGAacccggcgcgggttccgacgtcgccaacctcgcgtgCACCGCCGAGGACAAGGGCGACCACTTCCTCGTCAACGGCAACAAGAAGTGGATCACCAACGGCATCTACGCCGACTACTTCACAGTCGCCGTGCGAACCGGCCCGCCGGGCTCTGCGCACAAGGGCCTCTCCATGCTGCTCATCGAGCGGAACTCCTCCCCGGGGATCACCACCAGCAAGATGGACTGCATGGGCGTGTGGCCCAGTGGCACCACCTACATCGAGTTCGACAACGTCAAGGTGCCCAAGAAGAATGTCGTCGGCagggtcggcgacgggttcAAGCAGATCATGTACAACTTCAACCACGAGAGGtggctcctcgccgcgcaggctgcgAGGATGGCCAGGACCTGCGTCGAGGAGtccatcgcgttcgcgcgatCCAGGCGCACCTTCGGTAAGTTCCTCATCGAGCACCAGGCGATCCAGCACAAGA from Micromonas commoda chromosome 3, complete sequence encodes:
- a CDS encoding predicted protein, which gives rise to MSAVSAAAVKELRDKSGAGMMLCKKALTECNGDMEEAVKWLRKKGMASADKKAGRVAAEGAIHSYIHGGSRLGVLVEVNCETDFVARGDKFKELVADIAMQVAASPGVEYVSPEDADPAMVAAEKELMMKMEDVVSKPENIREKIIQGRLSKVVNEKALLKQPFIKDPSKTVEQLIKEVTAEIGEKISVRRFVKYNLGEGIEKKVEDFAAEVEATRTAT
- a CDS encoding predicted protein, which gives rise to MAPFGSKVPLAEPSWYQNLNTPYYNASHVAWRAKLRDFFEKEVEPIVDDWDKQASMNNHAACGEYVKRMYAKSAQYGILPACVGKPWPGKYTSAAEPEGYDYFHELINVDEGTRAGGGIAWAMMGGLGIGMPPVLNFGVPGDRALQDRVVRECLAGEKIICLCITEPGAGSDVANLACTAEDKGDHFLVNGNKKWITNGIYADYFTVAVRTGPPGSAHKGLSMLLIERNSSPGITTSKMDCMGVWPSGTTYIEFDNVKVPKKNVVGRVGDGFKQIMYNFNHERWLLAAQAARMARTCVEESIAFARSRRTFGKFLIEHQAIQHKIGEMARQCEGLQAWLENVTFQMNTMSKEEQNRKLGGHIALLKLSSSRVAEFCASNAMQVLGGAGYTRSGKGTKVERIYREVKAYAIPGGSEEIMLNLAAGQFGFVTRRAPDPRDKIIKQLKDELKRVHSKI